One Curtobacterium sp. BH-2-1-1 genomic region harbors:
- a CDS encoding thioesterase family protein — protein sequence MNLYFRLFLLQLRVRLHPAIGGRRPTLWDEVRTPFRVTLTDLDPLRHVNNGKYLSMLDLGRLDLMLRSGFWGAIAERGWYPVVSAQTITYKRSLTLGQRFELVTRVLGMDDRAAYLEQTFVRRGTVVARAVVQARFLLRTGGTVSPSELLEAAGATDRDLSVPEWVHEWAGATRISSSGTLAGTGSETPGREGTS from the coding sequence GTGAACCTGTACTTCCGGCTGTTCCTGCTCCAGTTGCGCGTCCGGCTCCACCCCGCGATCGGCGGACGGCGACCGACGCTCTGGGACGAGGTCCGCACGCCGTTCCGGGTGACCCTGACCGACCTCGACCCGCTGCGGCACGTGAACAACGGGAAGTACCTGTCGATGCTCGACCTCGGGCGGCTCGACCTCATGCTGCGCTCGGGGTTCTGGGGCGCGATCGCCGAGCGCGGCTGGTACCCGGTCGTGTCGGCGCAGACGATCACCTACAAGCGGTCGTTGACGCTCGGCCAGCGGTTCGAACTCGTGACCCGCGTGCTCGGGATGGACGACCGCGCGGCCTACCTGGAGCAGACGTTCGTCCGCCGCGGGACCGTGGTGGCACGGGCCGTGGTGCAGGCACGGTTCCTGCTGCGCACCGGCGGGACGGTGTCCCCGTCGGAACTGCTCGAGGCCGCGGGCGCGACCGACCGGGACCTGTCGGTGCCGGAGTGGGTGCACGAGTGGGCCGGGGCCACCCGGATCAGCAGCTCGGGTACGCTCGCGGGCACGGGGTCCGAGACCCCGGGACGAGAGGGGACGTCATGA
- a CDS encoding aldo/keto reductase — protein sequence MQTRKLADLEVGPVGLGTMGMSAFYTGAGTDDDESIRTIHRAIDLGVTLFDTAEAYGPYTNEDLLRRALGDRRDDVVIATKFGLITHTAGEETPATGRGISSAPESVREALEGSLRRLGTDHIDLYYQHRVDPAVPIEDVIGQLAGFVQEGKIRHIGLSEASAATIRKAHAVHPITALQSEYSLWTRDPEGDVLDTVRELGIGLVPYSPLGRGFLTGAITKPSDLDADDFRLANPRFQEEAFAENMRIVDAVKEIATEAGGTPAQVALAWLLAQGDDVVPIPGTKRVSRLEENVGAADLTLTADQIARLSALPVPTGDRYPDMSTIGR from the coding sequence ATGCAGACACGCAAGCTCGCAGACCTCGAGGTCGGCCCCGTCGGCCTCGGCACCATGGGCATGAGCGCCTTCTACACGGGCGCCGGCACCGACGACGACGAGTCGATCCGCACCATCCACCGCGCGATCGACCTCGGCGTCACCCTGTTCGACACCGCCGAGGCGTACGGCCCCTACACGAACGAGGACCTGCTCCGCCGGGCCCTCGGAGACCGCCGCGACGACGTCGTCATCGCGACGAAGTTCGGACTCATCACGCACACCGCCGGCGAGGAGACGCCCGCCACGGGCCGCGGCATCAGCTCCGCACCGGAGTCCGTGCGCGAGGCGCTCGAGGGCTCGCTCCGCCGCCTCGGCACCGACCACATCGACCTGTACTACCAGCACCGCGTCGACCCGGCCGTCCCGATCGAGGACGTCATCGGGCAGCTCGCCGGCTTCGTGCAGGAGGGCAAGATCCGCCACATCGGGCTCTCCGAGGCGAGCGCCGCGACGATCCGGAAGGCCCACGCGGTCCACCCGATCACGGCACTGCAGAGCGAGTACTCGCTGTGGACCCGGGACCCCGAGGGCGACGTGCTCGACACCGTCCGCGAGCTCGGCATCGGCCTCGTGCCGTACTCGCCGCTCGGCCGCGGGTTCCTGACGGGAGCGATCACGAAGCCGTCCGACCTGGACGCCGACGACTTCCGCCTGGCGAACCCGCGCTTCCAGGAGGAGGCCTTCGCCGAGAACATGCGCATCGTCGACGCCGTCAAGGAGATCGCGACCGAGGCCGGCGGGACCCCGGCGCAGGTGGCGCTGGCGTGGCTGCTCGCGCAGGGCGACGACGTCGTGCCGATCCCCGGCACGAAGCGGGTCTCGCGACTCGAGGAGAACGTCGGCGCAGCCGACCTCACCCTGACCGCGGACCAGATCGCGCGCCTGTCGGCGCTGCCGGTGCCGACGGGTGACCGCTACCCCGACATGTCGACCATCGGTCGGTAG
- a CDS encoding hydroxyisourate hydrolase, which produces MGLVLSTVDGDVLATGTTDTDGRAALGPDVLPRGDLQLRFDTGAYHRAAGGPTFHPFVVVAFTVGGTEHLHVPLLLSPFAYSTYRGS; this is translated from the coding sequence ATGGGCCTCGTGCTGAGCACCGTCGACGGCGACGTCCTCGCGACCGGCACGACCGACACCGACGGACGCGCTGCCCTCGGGCCGGACGTCCTGCCGCGAGGCGACCTCCAGCTGCGCTTCGACACGGGCGCGTACCACCGCGCCGCCGGCGGACCGACGTTCCACCCGTTCGTCGTCGTGGCCTTCACCGTCGGCGGGACCGAGCACCTCCACGTGCCGCTCCTGCTCAGCCCGTTCGCCTACAGCACCTACCGAGGCAGCTGA
- a CDS encoding FBP domain-containing protein produces the protein MLPISEKTIRTSFVNASRKETGDLTLPADLENVDWDALDYLGWRDPKLARRAYAVVPTLEGDLVGILFRQAEASPRARAQCSWCQDVKLPNDVVFYSAKRSGKAGRNGNTVGTLVCQDFQCSRNVRRTPPLAYEGYDVEAARLQRIEDLQLRAASFAAEV, from the coding sequence ATGCTGCCCATCAGCGAGAAGACCATCCGCACGTCCTTCGTCAACGCCTCCCGCAAGGAGACCGGCGACCTCACGCTGCCCGCCGACCTCGAGAACGTCGACTGGGACGCGCTCGACTACCTCGGCTGGCGCGACCCGAAGCTCGCCCGGCGCGCGTACGCCGTCGTGCCGACCCTCGAGGGCGACCTCGTCGGCATCCTGTTCCGGCAGGCCGAGGCCTCGCCCCGTGCCCGGGCGCAGTGCTCGTGGTGCCAGGACGTGAAGCTCCCGAACGACGTCGTGTTCTACAGCGCGAAGCGGTCCGGCAAGGCGGGTCGCAACGGCAACACCGTCGGCACGCTCGTCTGCCAGGACTTCCAGTGCTCGCGCAACGTCCGGCGGACGCCGCCGCTCGCGTACGAGGGCTACGACGTCGAGGCCGCACGACTGCAGCGGATCGAGGACCTGCAGCTCCGCGCGGCGTCCTTCGCCGCGGAGGTCTAG
- a CDS encoding class I SAM-dependent methyltransferase produces MTRTTDGSAGDADSARIGQDHRKYRRPEPSFARAIAKALGDARTVLDVGAGAGSYEPTDREVTSIDATAEDLPFADDTFDAAMTTFSVHEWGDLERGLAELRRVTRGPIVILTCDPDRVEDFWLAEYAPEVMATEARRYPALARIAAALADDAVTTTRLPIPFTCVDGFSEAYYARPERLLDPGARRADSAWSSVDEMTARRSVAALRTALESGEWDRAHGALRTQPTFEGLLVLLTARPRPA; encoded by the coding sequence GTGACGAGGACGACGGACGGTTCAGCGGGGGACGCCGACTCCGCCCGCATCGGTCAGGACCACCGGAAGTACCGTCGGCCGGAGCCGTCCTTCGCCCGGGCGATCGCGAAGGCCCTCGGTGACGCTCGGACGGTCCTCGACGTGGGCGCCGGCGCCGGGTCCTACGAGCCCACCGACCGCGAGGTGACCTCGATCGACGCCACCGCCGAGGACCTGCCGTTCGCCGACGACACGTTCGACGCCGCGATGACGACCTTCTCCGTGCACGAGTGGGGCGACCTCGAGCGTGGGCTGGCCGAGCTGCGCCGGGTGACGCGGGGCCCGATCGTGATCCTGACGTGCGACCCCGACCGTGTCGAGGACTTCTGGCTCGCCGAGTACGCCCCCGAGGTCATGGCGACCGAGGCCCGGCGGTACCCCGCGCTCGCCCGGATCGCGGCGGCCCTCGCCGACGACGCGGTGACGACCACGCGTCTGCCGATCCCGTTCACGTGCGTCGACGGGTTCTCCGAGGCGTACTACGCGCGGCCGGAACGCCTCCTCGACCCGGGCGCACGACGGGCCGACTCGGCGTGGAGCTCCGTCGACGAGATGACCGCGCGGCGGTCCGTCGCCGCGCTCCGCACGGCCCTCGAGTCCGGCGAGTGGGACCGAGCCCACGGCGCGCTCCGCACGCAGCCGACGTTCGAGGGCTTGCTCGTCCTCCTCACCGCGCGGCCGCGCCCGGCTTGA
- a CDS encoding helix-turn-helix transcriptional regulator, producing the protein MGIDVRNEIRDFLSSRRARLTPEQVGMPSFGGGVRRVPGLRRHEVAMLAGVSVDYYTRLERGSLKGVSDSVLEGLAGALQLDEDERVHLWDLARLANAGVKVMHRNVPTRVRPGVQRLLDSITGAPAWVRNERGDVVATNELGRALYAPMFAGPGRPVNTARFTFLDPAAKEFFADWAQTARDAVAILRAAAVSNPCEPGLVTLVGELSTRSEEFRTWWAAHDVRMHRTGKKRLVHPIVGELRLDYEALELVADPGLVMFSYSAEPGSESERSLALLGSWAATERAEHYAALRESETESVD; encoded by the coding sequence ATGGGTATCGACGTGCGCAACGAGATCCGCGACTTCCTGTCCTCGAGGCGGGCGCGGCTCACTCCCGAGCAGGTCGGCATGCCGTCGTTCGGCGGCGGTGTCCGACGGGTGCCGGGACTGCGTCGGCACGAGGTCGCCATGCTCGCCGGCGTCAGCGTGGACTACTACACGCGGCTCGAGCGGGGTTCGCTCAAGGGCGTCTCGGACAGCGTGCTCGAGGGGCTCGCCGGTGCGCTGCAGCTCGACGAGGACGAGCGCGTGCACCTGTGGGACCTCGCCCGCCTGGCGAACGCCGGCGTGAAGGTGATGCACCGCAACGTCCCGACCCGCGTGCGCCCCGGTGTGCAGCGGCTGCTCGACTCGATCACGGGAGCGCCCGCCTGGGTGCGGAACGAGCGTGGTGACGTGGTCGCGACGAACGAGCTCGGTCGCGCGCTGTACGCGCCGATGTTCGCGGGCCCCGGTCGTCCGGTGAACACCGCGCGCTTCACGTTCCTCGACCCCGCGGCGAAGGAGTTCTTCGCGGACTGGGCGCAGACCGCTCGGGACGCGGTGGCGATCCTCCGTGCGGCCGCGGTCTCGAACCCGTGCGAGCCCGGACTCGTGACCCTCGTCGGTGAGCTGTCGACCCGGAGCGAGGAGTTCCGCACGTGGTGGGCCGCCCACGACGTCCGGATGCACCGCACCGGCAAGAAGCGGCTCGTGCACCCCATCGTCGGTGAGCTCCGGCTCGACTACGAGGCGCTGGAACTCGTCGCGGACCCGGGCCTGGTGATGTTCTCGTACTCGGCCGAGCCCGGCAGCGAGTCCGAGCGGTCCCTGGCGCTCCTCGGGTCGTGGGCTGCGACCGAGCGTGCCGAGCACTACGCGGCGCTGCGTGAGTCGGAGACCGAGTCGGTCGACTGA
- a CDS encoding hemolysin family protein, translating into MGPDTWIAFGLVVLFVLVGGVFAAAEIALVSLRESQLQQLERRGSRGMRVAELGRDPNRFLSAVQIGVTVAGFFSAAYGASSIAPDVAPLFTGLGLEQGAAETVALVLMTLVIAYLSLVFGELVPKRLALQRAEGFSMAVAPTLDRFATLMRPVIWLLSKSTDTVVRLLGGDPNARSESMSTEELRGLVEDHDAIDAQGRRIARSALDAGDRILRESMRPWYDVSTIDAGTSIAAATDHAIDLGHTRYLVTDGTRDHVDGFVHLRDLLRPEDPTAPVSTLVRPVLALPETKSLSSAIADMRTEGHQIALVVDEYGGSAGMVTLEALLEDLVGRIRDEYDEPAAEHDGVDGATVLEDLVADGGPALPDGDYETVGGLVQVALDRVPEVGDVVEVGGHRLEVTAMDGHRVARVSITADATA; encoded by the coding sequence ATGGGACCCGACACCTGGATCGCCTTCGGGCTCGTGGTGCTCTTCGTGCTCGTCGGTGGCGTGTTCGCCGCAGCCGAGATCGCCCTCGTCTCCCTCCGTGAGTCGCAGCTGCAGCAGCTCGAGCGCCGCGGGTCCCGGGGGATGCGGGTCGCCGAGCTCGGCCGCGACCCGAACCGCTTCCTCTCCGCCGTGCAGATCGGCGTGACCGTCGCCGGGTTCTTCTCGGCCGCGTACGGCGCGTCGTCGATCGCTCCGGACGTCGCCCCGCTGTTCACGGGCCTCGGGCTCGAGCAGGGTGCTGCCGAGACGGTGGCACTGGTGCTGATGACCCTCGTGATCGCCTACCTCTCGCTGGTCTTCGGCGAGCTCGTGCCGAAGCGACTCGCCCTGCAGCGAGCCGAGGGCTTCTCGATGGCCGTCGCCCCGACGCTCGACCGGTTCGCCACGCTCATGCGCCCGGTGATCTGGCTGCTCTCGAAGTCGACCGACACCGTCGTGCGGCTGCTCGGCGGGGACCCGAACGCCCGGAGCGAGTCGATGAGCACCGAGGAGCTCCGCGGTCTCGTCGAGGACCACGACGCCATCGACGCCCAGGGACGCCGGATCGCCCGGAGCGCCCTCGACGCGGGCGACCGGATCCTCCGCGAGTCGATGCGGCCCTGGTACGACGTGTCCACGATCGACGCGGGCACCTCGATCGCCGCGGCCACCGACCACGCCATCGACCTCGGGCACACCCGGTACCTCGTCACCGACGGCACGCGGGACCACGTCGACGGGTTCGTCCACCTGCGGGACCTGCTGCGCCCGGAGGACCCCACCGCACCGGTGTCGACCCTCGTGCGTCCGGTGCTCGCGCTGCCCGAGACGAAGTCGCTGTCGAGTGCGATCGCGGACATGCGCACCGAGGGACACCAGATCGCCCTGGTCGTCGACGAGTACGGCGGCAGCGCGGGCATGGTGACGCTCGAGGCGCTGCTCGAGGACCTCGTCGGACGCATCCGCGACGAGTACGACGAGCCCGCGGCCGAGCACGACGGCGTCGACGGGGCGACCGTGCTCGAGGACCTCGTGGCCGACGGCGGCCCGGCCCTCCCCGACGGCGACTACGAGACGGTGGGCGGCCTGGTGCAGGTGGCGCTGGACCGCGTGCCCGAGGTCGGGGACGTCGTCGAGGTCGGCGGCCACCGGCTCGAGGTGACCGCCATGGACGGTCACCGCGTGGCGCGCGTCAGCATCACGGCCGACGCAACCGCCTGA
- a CDS encoding M23 family metallopeptidase has protein sequence MTTARELDQHPDTPVVHLSRRAALEAERAAARKPARRERTPKPERAPKAERTPAPPRAPKPERTGRRAAAARATTEHVDARIQRVVRRPAPSVPAVARATRASRSRRASSVTLTSALAALAMFAASAMPAHASAGTSMATATLAPSVRTQDYAVTQAISASALDRDGFTVGGGSAGAPGTSVSYGGEVRSPFPGPVRMSSGFGYRSAPCGACSSLHQGLDFNPGMGAPIGAVAAGTVRVSGTYFSYGTAVIIDHVIDGREVSTLYGHMIPGSSPLKVGDTVEAGQFIGKVGSSGVSTGAHLHLEVLMDGETPIDPEAWLEARIGRSLTA, from the coding sequence ATGACGACTGCACGCGAACTCGACCAGCACCCGGACACCCCGGTGGTGCACCTGTCCCGTCGCGCCGCCCTCGAGGCCGAGCGCGCCGCAGCCCGCAAGCCGGCCCGCCGTGAGCGGACGCCGAAGCCCGAGCGCGCACCGAAGGCCGAGCGCACGCCCGCGCCGCCTCGCGCGCCGAAGCCCGAGCGCACCGGTCGTCGAGCGGCCGCAGCGCGTGCGACGACCGAGCACGTCGACGCCCGCATCCAGCGCGTCGTCCGTCGCCCCGCACCCAGCGTGCCCGCCGTCGCCCGGGCGACCCGCGCCTCCAGGTCCCGCCGCGCCAGCAGCGTGACGCTCACGAGCGCCCTCGCCGCCCTCGCGATGTTCGCCGCGTCCGCGATGCCCGCGCACGCCAGCGCCGGCACCTCGATGGCGACCGCGACCCTCGCACCCTCCGTCCGCACGCAGGACTACGCCGTGACGCAGGCGATCTCCGCCTCCGCCCTCGACCGCGACGGCTTCACGGTCGGCGGCGGTTCGGCCGGGGCCCCGGGCACGTCGGTGTCCTACGGCGGCGAGGTCCGGTCGCCGTTCCCCGGGCCGGTACGGATGAGCTCGGGCTTCGGCTACCGCTCGGCTCCGTGCGGCGCCTGCTCGTCGCTCCACCAGGGCCTCGACTTCAACCCGGGCATGGGCGCGCCGATCGGTGCCGTGGCCGCGGGGACCGTCCGGGTCTCCGGCACGTACTTCTCGTACGGCACCGCGGTGATCATCGACCACGTGATCGACGGGCGCGAGGTCTCGACGCTCTACGGCCACATGATCCCCGGCTCCTCGCCGCTGAAGGTCGGCGACACCGTCGAGGCCGGGCAGTTCATCGGCAAGGTCGGCTCCTCCGGGGTCTCGACCGGGGCGCACCTCCACCTCGAGGTCCTGATGGACGGCGAGACGCCGATCGACCCGGAAGCCTGGCTCGAAGCGCGCATCGGGCGTTCCCTCACCGCCTGA
- a CDS encoding sodium:proton antiporter — protein sequence MNELLVIGVVALVAIAGAAVLGPRIGVAAPLVLVAVGVAASLVPWIPNARIEPEWILAGVLPPLLYSAAVSMPSMNFRREFGAISGLSVLLVVASSLVLGLFFAWVVPGLGFWWGIALGAIVSPTDAVATSIVKQTSVSRRAISILDGESLLNDATALVLLRTAIFAAGASFSFWGALGDFARAVAIAVVIGWFVGWLNVWVRSRVPNAAVNTALSFAVPFVAAIPTEHFEGSGLVAAVVAGLFTGIVGPRRLPPGHRLSDAQNWQTIELVLEGAVFLTMGLQLASILGDVQDQHAGIGPALLIAVGAFVLTVLVRAAYVVPLLLALSASAKRGERMQTRFAEMHAQDRDAMSEVIREHRPGNRAPSERELDRFAVRVRRTLADIAYYTKAPLGWREGTAVVWAGMRGAVTVAAAQTLPEGTPQRSLLVFVAFAVALLSLVVQGGTIGPLLRRIAAPTTDTAAQDTEERKRLLELMRAAAEQVPGTSEAGPRAREELEAADPAELRAWMGREKARRLAVLEAQRAAILDARDDGSFDAEVLESMLQNLDAEQIALELRGAPAR from the coding sequence GTGAACGAACTCCTCGTCATCGGTGTGGTCGCCCTGGTCGCCATCGCGGGTGCTGCCGTGCTCGGCCCGCGCATCGGGGTCGCCGCGCCGCTCGTCCTCGTCGCGGTGGGGGTCGCCGCGAGCCTCGTGCCGTGGATCCCGAACGCCCGGATCGAACCGGAGTGGATCCTCGCGGGGGTGCTGCCGCCGTTGCTGTACTCGGCGGCGGTGTCGATGCCGTCGATGAACTTCCGGCGGGAGTTCGGCGCGATCAGCGGCCTGTCGGTCCTGCTCGTCGTCGCGTCGAGCCTGGTGCTCGGGCTCTTCTTCGCGTGGGTCGTCCCGGGGCTGGGCTTCTGGTGGGGCATCGCGCTCGGGGCGATCGTCAGCCCCACCGACGCCGTCGCGACCTCGATCGTCAAGCAGACCTCGGTGTCACGGCGGGCGATCTCGATCCTCGACGGCGAGTCGCTGCTCAACGACGCGACCGCGCTCGTGCTCCTCCGCACTGCGATCTTCGCCGCGGGCGCGTCGTTCTCGTTCTGGGGCGCACTCGGGGACTTCGCCCGGGCGGTCGCGATCGCCGTCGTCATCGGCTGGTTCGTCGGCTGGCTCAACGTCTGGGTGCGGTCCCGGGTGCCGAACGCCGCGGTGAACACGGCACTGTCCTTCGCGGTGCCGTTCGTCGCCGCGATCCCGACCGAGCACTTCGAGGGGTCCGGCCTCGTCGCGGCCGTCGTCGCGGGGCTGTTCACGGGCATCGTCGGCCCGCGCAGGCTCCCCCCGGGGCACCGGCTGTCGGACGCCCAGAACTGGCAGACGATCGAGCTCGTGCTCGAGGGTGCCGTGTTCCTGACGATGGGGCTGCAGCTCGCGTCGATCCTCGGCGACGTGCAGGACCAGCACGCCGGGATCGGGCCGGCGCTCCTCATCGCCGTCGGCGCCTTCGTGCTCACCGTCCTCGTCCGGGCCGCCTACGTCGTGCCACTGCTGCTCGCCCTGTCCGCCAGCGCCAAGCGCGGCGAACGGATGCAGACCCGCTTCGCGGAGATGCACGCGCAGGACCGCGACGCCATGAGCGAGGTGATCCGCGAACACCGACCGGGCAACCGGGCGCCGTCCGAACGGGAACTCGACCGGTTCGCGGTGCGGGTCCGTCGCACCCTGGCGGACATCGCGTACTACACGAAGGCGCCGCTCGGCTGGCGGGAGGGCACCGCGGTGGTCTGGGCGGGGATGCGCGGCGCGGTGACCGTCGCGGCGGCCCAGACGCTCCCCGAGGGCACGCCCCAGCGGTCACTGCTCGTCTTCGTCGCGTTCGCCGTGGCCCTGCTGTCGCTCGTGGTCCAGGGCGGGACGATCGGGCCGCTCCTCCGTCGCATCGCCGCGCCGACGACGGACACCGCCGCGCAGGACACCGAGGAACGCAAGCGGCTCCTCGAGCTCATGCGGGCAGCGGCGGAGCAGGTCCCCGGGACGAGCGAGGCCGGACCCCGCGCGCGGGAAGAGCTCGAGGCCGCCGACCCCGCCGAACTCCGGGCGTGGATGGGGCGCGAGAAGGCCCGGCGTCTGGCGGTGCTCGAAGCGCAGCGCGCCGCGATCCTCGACGCCCGCGACGACGGCAGTTTCGACGCCGAGGTGCTCGAGTCGATGCTGCAGAACCTCGACGCCGAGCAGATCGCCCTCGAGCTCAGGGGCGCTCCCGCACGGTGA